aaaaataaaaatagttatttacaaattaatgtgaaatggcacaactctagatttccaaaggatgtgacagttgagatgtaataactgcattgagggcagtcctcaaacaaaaaaataaaaaaaatcaaatatgtccTAACCGATCCAGGATGGTATAAATTAGACAACGGCATGGCAATTACAACAGAACTTACATATTAAAGCCTGCCAaacgaatagcagtctaatagtgattgaaaaaaaaagttttgtataatgaggtaaaataattgaacgtggcaacgtacttatacatcatcccgaatcaatgaaaacctgtaatttaaactgttattttaaaaaataatttggaacTGTAAAGCCAGTACTAAATCCGGCGTTGTTTGAAACAGGTGGTCACAGGAAAATGAGGGActcgttctatgttttttcatttatgccctctgggaagactgtccgtaactttctacCCGCAAGTCGtcttttgagatcacctggACACACACAAGCTGATCTCAAAAACCTTACCATCACGATCATAAACCACAACGAGTGTTGGTCGAAGGTCGACAGAgtcgctcgggaaagattttggataagaaagttacggacagtctcCCCAGAGGGcagaaatgaaaaaacatagaacgagTCCCTCATTTTCCTGTGACCACCTGTTTAAAACAACGCCGGATTTAGTACTGGCTTTACAgttccaaattattttttaaaataacagtttaaattacaggttttcattgattcgggatgatgtataagtacgttgccacgttcaattattttacctcattatacaaaactttttttcaatcactattagactgctattcgttTGGAAGGTATTAATATGTAAGTTCTGTTGTAATTGCCCTGCCGTTGTCTAATTTATACCATCCTGGATCGATTAGgacatatttgaattttttttatttttttgtttgaggactgccctcaatgcagttattacatctcaactgtcacatcctttggaaatctagagttgtgccatttcacattgtaaataaatatttttatttttggcatatttctgtagtctttgcggtgtgtttggaaatttttaaaattgttctagcgttcgcttaaattgtataaatcaagattttgatagagtctcaatttgaattgaaatgattcatttgacatcgtgctattattgaagaaggatatctgttatccgaaatatctaatatttgtatattttatagttattttatggtgatgttgtaccctttttgacttgttatttatatagataaacgagtctaaatatatatatatatatatacaactcgtctaaacatcgcaaatatatataagtacgtctgaggcAGTGAGAActctacatatatacatatacaccaGTATGACCAgtgtatataaacatattacAATGATAATGGCGTGTGCTATTTCACCAAGTACATCttttatagatatatacatatCTAATCAGTTTTGTCCATATATTGGTTCAACTATAAATGAAATTCTTTCAGGTTGCAGTGGTTCTATGGAAGTTAATATGGAAATCTAAAGTCTAAGAATACACTGTAATTATACTCACCATCACCCCTTTAAAATGTGTAAGCTCGATTGATACCAGCATAGTCCTAGTTAATAATAAATACCACTGCTTCAACTAACGAATCAAATAAGGAAGACTTTTGTCTTTCATCCATGATAGAGAAATTCCTACATTAGTTTCACACATACACACTCTTCTGAGCAGCAACCTAAATCAAGAAAATCTTGATTGGAAATACACGCCCTGAAACATTTATCAACtggcaaatatatatttctgacttggtccAGGCATTTTCCTATGTAGATAAAAGTAGATTAGACCTGATTGTATAGCTAGctaacctctcacttttatgacagtcgtatcaaattcaattatattgacaacgatatgtgaaaaaaacaacccAGAAATAAtagttaaatatgttaaaaatagtGATCCAGCAGTCAACGttgtgttattattttaatcaccataaaaacaaacagataaataatCAACTTTcagctcagacactggtgacgttgtATGAAGTATGAGTAGTTCATGCATGCTTTTGAATTCCGAACAAGTTGGTCAATGTATATCCCATGTGAAGGtaaagttggtatattgcttcTTGTTGGGGGGCAATTtataatctaaaaataaaaaaaaaacgtctaGTTTCTTAAAGAtgctggtactgagatgaccgtGCATGTCGAATTTGAGATGTAAGTCTTAGATGAGATAGAGAAAGCTGTGTCGGtagtttcttttatttctaGGTCTAGGTGATATATTAATGTAACCCAATCGGAAAGTTTGGATTGCTaatgattaatttattattcctttactgaaatacaacgtcttatattaataaatataaatttcagtTAGAATAAAGctaaaccaatacaaacttaaCACAATGAAAGCAGTGCTTTTGAGTCGATGACTCTTAAGCGTTATGGACATCGCTATCgttgattgaaattttgttagtACTGAAGATGTAaagattcaaaatcaaaattcataagTCAAAGAAAGGCAGTCTTCAAAACGAGTTTATGGctttcaaatgaataaatatgataagtttatccgcttgtgttaaattttatcGCCGTTTATTGCATATAACCAAGCTAAGGTTGGACCCTTAGTATCTTTTTATTCGGATACAGTTTGGTTCACGTAAACACTTATCTCTTTCTTATTTATACAATATGAGGTTAACCCTATAACACAATTATTATAATGAGATTGTCGAAAAGGACGAATGCTAGAGTGATgttataattatacaatttcAGCAACAACAACTTTCCCAGACGAAAGGGAAGTTACTAAAAATTtattactgttttctttgaatctAACAAACCATGGCGCCACTGTCCCTATGTCTTTACATGGAATTATTCTTATCAATTCCCCTAAAGTTGAAATTTGATGTATATCGttagaattataaaaacaaacataaaggTTTCCATGGCAATCTATATCCATACCTCTCGGACTATACAGTGGTTGGCTTTGATAAGTATATCTAATTGAACCATTTTCTGAGCAAGACACGCTTTTCATTCCGTCGGCATACACATAACTGTTGTCTTTATATGTGCAAATGTAAAAAGTTTGACcacttgtttttgtttcttttattttcacaccGCTTGTTGCATTTAACCAAACAATACGTTTTTCACATGCAACAACGAATTGTTCATTTACATCTAAATATCGCAAACCACAAACAACATATGAAAACGTAATATTTCGTCTAATGTTCAATGTGTCTATATCTatcaaacttattttctttgaatttggAAATGATACTGCTATCTGGTCTTCTCGAAATTTCGTGATCTCGTATGGTCCACTGTCCAACTGAACACCAGACAGATAGGTACCACTATGATTAAACTTCAGGACTTCATTCGTGTTACTATTAGTTAAGAGAACTAACTCTTTAATAAACAGACCACTCACTGCAAGACCTTCGTTATATCCTGCATCAAGAGTAAATAGTGATTTCACCTTCCCAGTACGGATAACTACTTCTGTTAGTTTCGGATCCGAGTTAATTAGAGAAGTACATTGCTCACTCGACTGTGTAGTCTGTTTTGGATTAGAATTGTTAATCTTACAGACAACGTCACGTTTACAATCAATTGAACTGCCACTTACGTCTTGAATTGCATCGATTACAGAATCATGCAGCGATGTACAACGGATACGTTCTTCCGAATTTACAATGATCACATCACCAAGAGTTGTAACGTGTTCTTCGATATTTTTTAAGACGCTGTTGTATTTAAAACtcaataacatttcattaatatttaaagtattattttttatgttagaTTCTATTTTTTCGGTCTTTGGAGCTATCTTGTTAAACTcaataaaacattgaatatcTGACCCTTCATTGACACATGTACTCAAAATATTGATCCAGTTATCAACGGTAAACTTTAAGTTGGACATTTCAGTTATTCTGTTAGTAAGTTCTGTCACTATTACCTTCTTT
The nucleotide sequence above comes from Mytilus trossulus isolate FHL-02 chromosome 5, PNRI_Mtr1.1.1.hap1, whole genome shotgun sequence. Encoded proteins:
- the LOC134718233 gene encoding transcription intermediary factor 1-alpha-like; translation: MATRSLNVIKEEDNLLTCSICLESYKTPKYLTCLHTFCKVCIQTYIQSSVDKENIISFKCPVCRTLVSVGERSNLECWANELPTNHLISSMIDQQEKQKQEQVCNVCELSNVKQKAVSWCTVCQEALCSVCENCHRIFKVSANHKIVTVQEVQRGITASFSGLITCDVHSNNFVEIFCVDHGSHCCTVCASVKHRKCKNVVELGEAAAGIKEAKQTNEFLELIMQWLNLLNKSIQDTQKHICTVENMGKKIVSEIENLKRDIIEHVDKVEKTTKEELVIKKKVIVTELTNRITEMSNLKFTVDNWINILSTCVNEGSDIQCFIEFNKIAPKTEKIESNIKNNTLNINEMLLSFKYNSVLKNIEEHVTTLGDVIIVNSEERIRCTSLHDSVIDAIQDVSGSSIDCKRDVVCKINNSNPKQTTQSSEQCTSLINSDPKLTEVVIRTGKVKSLFTLDAGYNEGLAVSGLFIKELVLLTNSNTNEVLKFNHSGTYLSGVQLDSGPYEITKFREDQIAVSFPNSKKISLIDIDTLNIRRNITFSYVVCGLRYLDVNEQFVVACEKRIVWLNATSGVKIKETKTSGQTFYICTYKDNSYVYADGMKSVSCSENGSIRYTYQSQPLYSPRGMDIDCHGNLYVCFYNSNDIHQISTLGELIRIIPCKDIGTVAPWFVRFKENSNKFLVTSLSSGKVVVAEIV